ATGGCTAACGAATTCGGAGAATTCGTACCGTCTTCAGGCGGAGGAGGAGGTCAATCGTACTCTATCTCGGTCGAGTCGACTACCTCACCGAAGAGCCAGTCAGCGTGTTCGAGAGAGTACTCCTTGTCCGACTCGTCGATATAGCCGACTGCGTCCTCGACCAAGATGGGACGGTAGTCACGCAGACCCGCGCTGCTCGCTGTGTGTAGTACACAGACGTTAGAGAGTGTGCCACAGATCACGAGGTCGTCTATGCCGTGGCTGTCGAGGAAGCCCTCCAACTCGGTCTCGTAGAAGGCGTCGTAGGTGTGTTTGACGACTACGTGGTCGGACTCGTGTACGTCGATGTCGTCGACTATCTCGGAGTCCCAAGACCCTTCGACGACGTGCTCGCCCCATCTCTCGAACTCGTCGTAGTAATGGTTTCCGTCGAACTGTCCCTCGGGATGTACGTCTCTCGTGTAGATTAGCTGGACGCCGTTGGCGCGCGCCTCCTCGACGACGTCTTGTACGCCGACTATCGCAGTCTCGCTCGGCTCGGCGTAGAGACTGCCATCGGGATGACAGAAGGCATTCTGCATGTCGACGACTACGACGGCGGTCGAGTCGGGGTTTAGATCTACCATGTTGGGCTCTACACAGTCATAAAAAATCAGACTTTTGACCACGCGTTCCGTCTTTGGCGTATGTTAAGCTTCGTTGGTCTAGGACTCTACGACGAGCGCGATATCACCCTCAAGGGGAGGGACGCGATTGCCGACGCTGACTCCGTCTACGCCGAGTTCTACACGAGCGTACTCTCGGGGACGTCACTCGAAGAGCTAGAGGAGTTCCACAGCGTCGAGATAAACAGGCTGTCAAGGGAGGACGTCGAGTCAGACCCAGAGTTCTTAGACGAGGCGCGCGAGAATAACGTCGTCTTCCTCTCGGGAGGCGACGCGATGGTGAGCACGACACACGCCGACCTGCGTCTCCGTGCCCACGAGAGGGGGATAGAGACACGTGTGATACACGCGCCGAGCATACAGACCGCCGTCTCGGGTGTCACCGGACTCCAGAACTACAGGTTCGGACGTTCGACGACTCTTCCGTTCGAACACGACGGCTGGAGACCTGACTCGCCCTACGAGGCGGTGATCGAGAACCTCGAAAGAGATCTCCATACAGTCGTCTTCCTCGACATAGAGGTCGAGGGCGAGGAAGGGAGATACATGACCGCCGACGAGGGCGCGAGGATACTCGGCGAGACCGACAACTCGGGTGAGATAGACACCGTCGTCGGCATAGCTCGTGCAGGGAGCGAGTCTCCTGAGGTCTTCGCGGGAACCCCCGACGAGGTCTCGAACCACGACTTCGGACCTCCTCTCCATATACTCGTCGTGCCCGCGTCTCTACACCACATAGAGGAGGAGAGCCTCAAGGAGATAGCGAACCTGTGATACTACACTACTTCTCTGATACGTCCACGCCGACCTCCTAAGTCTACGTCTAATTCTACGGCTACGGATTAAGCTAAGCCTCGAACTCCGCGCCACAGTCGGGACATCTCATCCCCGGCTCTCCGTCTATCACTGTGAACTCCATGTAGTCGGCTTCGCCACAGTCGGGGCAAGATGCCGCAATACGGATATCAGTCGACTCCTGAGGAGTGCCGAGTGCGAGAGCCCGGACTGTCTCGTCCGACTCGTTCCGTCCCTGTAGATACTCGCCCGGGTCGAACCTAACCATCTGTCCCTGAGTCACAGTGACAGTCTCGGTTTCGGCGTCTAACTCGGGCTTTGTCTCGAAGGTAGCCTCGCCTTCGAGAACGAAGAAGGTCTCCTCCTGGTCAAGATGGCTGTGTACAGCGTCGGCGAAGTTCTCTCCCGGCTCAAGCACGTAGTAGTTCATCGAGAAGTCCTGAGCACCCAGCGGCTCCGAGACGCTCTGTCTGTTCCGGGGGTCTTCCTCCGGAGTCATACTGTTAAGGTCGATCTTCTGCATACAGCCACAGACGTGTCCTCAGTGACGAAAAAGATACTGGTGCTTTTAAATTAAATTCAGTCTATCTCGCTCTGGACGTCTAACTCGTTCATACTGTCGACCTCACTGCTGATTCCCTCGACCATAGCCTCCTGTTCCTCGTTCGAGGCGGCTATGTCCTCTGCCTTGTCGGAGACCCTCTCAGCCTTCTCGGATGCCTCGTCTACCATGCTCGCTATCTCCTCGGAGCTTGATGCCTGCTGGTTCGTGGCACTCGATACCTCCTCTACGCTCTGGGAGACCTCCTCGACCATATCGGCGATCTCCTTGAAGTTCTCGCCCGCGGTCTCGACCTTGTCGGCACCCTCGTCGATAAGCTGGTTGTTGTCTTCGAGGCTCTCGACTGTCTCCATCGCGTTCTCCTGTATCGTCTCGACGATCTCCTCTATCTCGCTCGCGTGGCTCTGTGACTCCTCGGCGAGCTGTTTGACCTCATCGGCGACGACAGCGAATCCGTCGCCTGCCTCCCCCGCTCTTGCCGCCTCTATGTTGGCGTTGAGAGCGAGTAGGTTAGTCTGGTCAGCGATGTCGTTTATGACCTCGACTATCTCGTTTATCTCCTCGACGCTCTTCCTTAGGTCTTTGACGTCCTCCGAGACCTCGTGAGAAGACTCCTCTATCCTCTCCATCATCTCGACCGCCTCCTCGGCTGACTCCTCTCCCTCCGAAGCCTTGTCCCTCGCAGTCTCGCTTCTCTGGCTGACCTCGTCGGTACTCGAAGCGATCTCCTCGACGGTCGCACTCAGATTCGAGACCTCGCTCGATATCTGTTCCATCGACTCCGACTGTTCGTCGGTGAGGCGACTAATCTCCTGTGAGTTCTGAGCCACGTGCTGGGAGACTTCCTTGAGGTCGTCGACCGAGTCCTTGACGTTACCCACGGTCTCTTTCTCGTCTGTGAGGTCTCTGAAGGTCTCGGCGATTCCTATTACGTCACCCTCCGTGTCACGAATCGGGCGGCAGATGAGTTCGGTGGGTATCACCTCGCCGTCGTGGCTTTCCTTGTTGACCTCGACACGTATCTCGTCCTTGCCGTGGTCGACTATCTGGTTGAGAGTGCAGTTATCCGTGCCACATACGTCGGGGTTCGAGAACTGGTCGAAGCATTTGACGTCTTCGACACCTTCGGCTTCTATGTCGCCCATCTCCTTCATCTGCTGGTTTTCGAGTATGACATTGAAGT
Above is a window of Candidatus Afararchaeum irisae DNA encoding:
- a CDS encoding isochorismatase family cysteine hydrolase; translation: MVDLNPDSTAVVVVDMQNAFCHPDGSLYAEPSETAIVGVQDVVEEARANGVQLIYTRDVHPEGQFDGNHYYDEFERWGEHVVEGSWDSEIVDDIDVHESDHVVVKHTYDAFYETELEGFLDSHGIDDLVICGTLSNVCVLHTASSAGLRDYRPILVEDAVGYIDESDKEYSLEHADWLFGEVVDSTEIEYD
- the dph5 gene encoding diphthine synthase, encoding MLSFVGLGLYDERDITLKGRDAIADADSVYAEFYTSVLSGTSLEELEEFHSVEINRLSREDVESDPEFLDEARENNVVFLSGGDAMVSTTHADLRLRAHERGIETRVIHAPSIQTAVSGVTGLQNYRFGRSTTLPFEHDGWRPDSPYEAVIENLERDLHTVVFLDIEVEGEEGRYMTADEGARILGETDNSGEIDTVVGIARAGSESPEVFAGTPDEVSNHDFGPPLHILVVPASLHHIEEESLKEIANL
- a CDS encoding cupin domain-containing protein — its product is MQKIDLNSMTPEEDPRNRQSVSEPLGAQDFSMNYYVLEPGENFADAVHSHLDQEETFFVLEGEATFETKPELDAETETVTVTQGQMVRFDPGEYLQGRNESDETVRALALGTPQESTDIRIAASCPDCGEADYMEFTVIDGEPGMRCPDCGAEFEA
- a CDS encoding methyl-accepting chemotaxis protein gives rise to the protein MSIDKSLPRHDSSDADLSQDISGGKDLTEKEFREELGNNIRTVMESTGAAMRILDTDFNVILENQQMKEMGDIEAEGVEDVKCFDQFSNPDVCGTDNCTLNQIVDHGKDEIRVEVNKESHDGEVIPTELICRPIRDTEGDVIGIAETFRDLTDEKETVGNVKDSVDDLKEVSQHVAQNSQEISRLTDEQSESMEQISSEVSNLSATVEEIASSTDEVSQRSETARDKASEGEESAEEAVEMMERIEESSHEVSEDVKDLRKSVEEINEIVEVINDIADQTNLLALNANIEAARAGEAGDGFAVVADEVKQLAEESQSHASEIEEIVETIQENAMETVESLEDNNQLIDEGADKVETAGENFKEIADMVEEVSQSVEEVSSATNQQASSSEEIASMVDEASEKAERVSDKAEDIAASNEEQEAMVEGISSEVDSMNELDVQSEID